A genome region from Plasmodium vivax chromosome 11, whole genome shotgun sequence includes the following:
- a CDS encoding 20S proteasome alpha subunit D2, putative (encoded by transcript PVX_114685A): MSYDRAITVFSPDGHLLQVEHALEAVKKGGCAVAIKSSNFAVLAVEKKNIPKLQNPRTTEKLIKLDEHNCLAFAGLNADARVLVNKTRLECQRYFLNMDEPAPVDYIAKYVAKVQQKFTHRGGVRPFGIATLIAGFKNNKEICIYQTEPSGIYASWKAQAIGKNAKVVQEFLEKNYQENMEQNDCLLLAMKAIFEVVELSSKNIEVALLTEKELSFIDEQQINALVEVIDSERTKKNSQNE; the protein is encoded by the exons ATGAGTTATGATAGAGCCATAACCGTGTTCAGTCCTGATGGACATTTGCTACAAGTAGAACATGCCTTGGAGGCggttaaaaaaggaggatgTGCAGTGGCGATAAAAAGTTCCAATTTCGCCGTTTTGGCAGtggaaaagaagaacatTCCGAAATTGCAAAACCCAAGAACGACGGAGAAGTTGATCAAATTGGACGAACACAACTGTTTAGCCTTCGCTGGGCTGAATGCCGATGCGAGGGTTTTAGTCAATAAG ACGCGACTGGAATGCCAAAGGTACTTTCTAAACATGGACGAACCGGCGCCAGTGGACTACATTGCCAAGTACGTTGCGAAGGTTCAGCAGAAGTTTACACATAGAGGAGGCGTGAGACCATTTGGAATAGCAACGTTGATCGCTGGATTTAAGAATAACAAGGAAATATGCATTTACCAAACGGAGCCCAGCGGCATTTATGCGTCGTGGAAAGCGCAGGCAATTgggaaaaacgcaaaagtTGTGCAGGAATttctggaaaaaaattaccaggAAAATATGGAGCAGAACGATTGTCTCCTCCTAGCCATGAAGGCCATATTTGAG GTGGTCGAATTGAGCAGCAAAAATATCGAAGTCGCCCTGCTGACCGAGAAGGAATTAAGCTTCATCGATGAGCAGCAAATAAACGCATTG GTTGAAGTAATCGACAGCGAGCGAACGAAGAAGAATTCACAGAATGAATAA
- a CDS encoding hypothetical protein, conserved (encoded by transcript PVX_114690A), protein MKNINHRQHFWESTTVNNKSYTNPENLNTRHRESNEKGPTKGRSTHHVLGKNKKDNQTASAEITTQVSSARENPSVSCKTVRGEKLSGEKKKNNKKVKNDTLNLRLTADTRRNNAKGDTLVPLKEKGEREKFLEKRECLLNWESTKFHEKTDIENDASDFSNLIPFDDQPTVSENIPVRSNPPHGTHRDAFTRDGLEDLLKNVHFDIHLDAHAETVPGGRAARNGIRGGSGDGGRKAEHGPTKNGGDGKNPPRGNYTAKTNFAKWNKEEKAEKELLLEHIKRLEYQNNIFLNNLLNVYYVCMDYIKMQDEKIKKKEEIILLQNKIIKDLKASEHLEDTTGMSNDTTGNCRNDDSDL, encoded by the coding sequence atgaaaaatataaatcacAGACAACATTTCTGGGAAAGTACGACCGTCAATAATAAGAGCTACACCAATCCGGAAAATTTAAACACACGGCACAGGGAATCCAACGAGAAAGGAcccacaaaagggaggagcaCCCATCACGTGTTaggcaaaaacaaaaaggataacCAAACTGCCAGTGCTGAAATTACCACACAGGTGAGTAGCGCGAGGGAGAATCCCAGTGTGAGCTGCAAAACGGTTAGAGGTGAAAAGCtcagtggggaaaaaaaaaagaataacaaaaaggtgaaaaacgACACGTTAAATTTGAGACTCACTGCTGACACAAGGAGAAACAACGCCAAGGGAGATACTCTTGTTCCACTtaaggaaaagggagaacgGGAAAAATTTTTGGAGAAAAGGGAATGCCTCCTAAATTGGGAGTCAACGAAATTTCATGAAAAAACGGACATTGAAAATGACGCGAGCGACTTTTCCAATTTGATCCCTTTTGATGATCAGCCAACGGTGAGTGAAAACATCCCCGTCCGAAGTAACCCCCCCCATGGCACACACAGGGATGCATTCACGAGGGATGGCCTGGAggatttgttaaaaaatgttcatttcgATATTCACTTGGATGCGCACGCGGAGACCGTTCCTGGGGGGCGGGCTGCCCGAAATGGAATCAGAGGTGGAAGCGGAGATGGCGGCAGGAAAGCCGAACATGGTCCTActaaaaatggaggggatgggaagaaccccccccGTGGCAACTACACCGCGAAGACGaatttcgcaaaatggaacAAGGAAGAAAAGGCCGAAAAGGAACTGCTGCTGGAGCATATAAAGAGGCTGGAGTATCAAAACAATATATTCCTGAACAATTTGTTAAATGTGTACTACGTCTGCATGGACTACATCAAAATGCAGGacgagaaaataaaaaaaaaggaagaaattattcttttgcagaataaaattataaaagatttGAAGGCAAGTGAACACTTGGAGGACACCACAGGTATGAGCAATGACACAACTGGCAACTGCAGGAATGATGACTCAGATTTGTGA
- a CDS encoding 20S proteasome alpha subunit C, putative (encoded by transcript PVX_114680A), with product MARRYDSRTTTFSPEGRLYQVEYALEAINNASITIGIITNEGVILGADKVFISKLIDKANNFEKIYKIDKHIFCGVAGLNADANILINQSRLYTQRYLYNYNDVQPVSQLVVQICDIKQSYTQYGGLRPYGVSFLIAGYDVKEGYQLYHTDPSGNYSGWFATAIGTNNLTASSILKQEWKKDMTLQDGLLLALKTLAKSTDSEVPKSEKIELAYLSNKDGELIQKYLTEKEIAELVKVYTEKYVKE from the exons ATGGCCAGGAGATATGACAGCAGGACGACCACCTTCTCCCCAGAGGGAAGATTATACCAAGTAGAGTACGCCCTAGAAGCAATAAATAATGCCAGCATAACAATTGGCATAATAACAAACGAAGGAGTAATCCTGGGGGCCGACAAAGTGTTCATATCTAAGTTAATAGATAAGGCAAataatttcgaaaaaatctacaaaattgacaaacatatattttgtggAGTGGCAGGACTAAATGCAGATgccaacattttaattaatcaGTCAAGACTATACACACAAAGATATCTGTACAACTACAATGATGTGCAGCCTGTCTCCCAATTAGTTGTTCAAATTTGCGATATAAAGCAGAGCTATACACAGTATGGGGGGTTAAGGCCCTACGGTGTGAGTTTTTTGATTGCGGGGTATGATGTAAAGGAGGGATACCAGCTGTACCACACCGATCCCAGTGGGAACTATTCTGGATGGTTTGCTACCGCCATTGGCACGAATAACTTGACGGCCAGTTCGATTCTCAAGCAG GAGTGGAAGAAGGACATGACCCTGCAGGATGGCCTGTTGCTGGCCCTGAAAACGCTGGCCAAGAGCACAGATAGCGAGGTACccaaaagcgaaaaaatcgAGTTAGCCTACCTATCCAACAAAGACGGGGAGCTCATACAGAAATATttaacagaaaaggaaatagCAGAACTGGTTAAAGTATACACAGAAAAGTATGTGAAAGAGTAA